From Theileria annulata chromosome 1, complete sequence, *** SEQUENCING IN PROGRESS ***, one genomic window encodes:
- a CDS encoding acidic leucine-rich nuclear phosphoprotein 32 family, putative has protein sequence MDACLENRLKNFRQEHGYEEDQDSSVYLKVRELILDGSSIKTISMKEGERLEKFKNLSKLSLNGTGLTTLTNFPEMPSLKVLELTDNYISDPIVFTMIPKLFPNLKILQMGGNHLKNPHDVKSLSTMPYLVVLGLAMNPMANEKNYREVVFECLPNLEVLDQVDSTGAEYNYSSDEALDDDLEGDADEDDLEGPDEEDDVLKKFYEAEYKSDDEEDDDEFDPENQPDVEDEDFYEEEDEEEELDEPDDDYDGKRPAEDDLENESASSTKPKTE, from the exons ATGGATGCTTGTCTTGAGAATAGGCTTAAGAATTTCCGACAGGAACACGGATACGAAGAAGATCAGGATTCTTCAGTGTATTTGAAAGTGCGTGAGCTGATTTTGGACGGCTCAAGCATTAAAACGATCTCAATGAAGGAAGGAGAAAGGCTTgaaaagtttaaaaatttgtCCAAATTGTCTTTGAATGGGACTGGGCTTACAACACTAACAAATTTTCCAGAAATGCCAAGTCTCAAAGTGCTTGAACTCACCGATAATTACATCTCAGACCCAATTGTTTTCACTATGATCCCAAAACTATTTCCAAACcttaaaatattacaaatgGGTGGAAATCATCTGAAAAATCCACATGACGTTAAATCACTG AGTACAATGCCCTATTTGGTAGTTTTGGGTTTGGCTATGAACCCTATGGCTAATGAAAAGAATTACAGAGAAGTTGTGTTTGAGTGTTTGCCTAATCTGGAAGTCCTTGACCAAGTCGACTCAACAGGAGCAGAGTACAACTACTCATCAGACGAGGCTCTTGATGATGATCTTGAAGGCGATGCTGATGAAGACGATCTCGAAGGGCCTGATGAAGAAGACG ATGTATTGAAAAAGTTTTATGAAGCTGAATATAAAAGTGATGACGAAGAAGACGATGATGAGTTTGACCCTGAGAACCAGCCTGATGTTGAGGACGAAGATTTCT ACGAGGAAGAAGATGAGGAAGAGGAATTGGACGAACCAGACGATGATTATGACGGCAAGAGACCAGCAGAAGATGATCTTGAGAATGAAAGTGCTTCATCTACAAAACCTAAAACTGaataa
- a CDS encoding putative ribonuclease ii family protein (Contains a putative signal peptide), translating to MVLILTLSSGSNCSERILSKLSRLKYISPYFRNYEINSILTKRLPIYEILYNVHYTSNVKYTHTFFCHELKGYGILKSTHCLHNPNLKYYTSFSESPQTAQSSQASDLASTNSDNGLNFEEYRKNNNEISYEEYWKEEDIEELERKHPELVVRGTVFIPAFATSESKLILTNSNTNINLNKDIQKESGEQSGVKKKGFDELKIYGFISRNRTFHGDEVVAIKSRRQKLVPYMPSQTPSGKVAYKETPGECRVIKVLNRTPNLSSLVSTFNLSEFFDNTLEYVRCQPRDTRWPAFKVYKSDLESDVTTVLNSYKSEDPNSKDKNLLCINRFVDWKKSELEPKGDIIRVIGETCDPDSEMEGTMLFHGLDPKGFSEAVLANLNELIQEGNKTKWDNRKDMNHLFVISIDPQDAKDLDDALSIEFCQANPNDSSNGGIIYTIGVHVADVSHFVKENSLVDLDARTRATSVYLEHLVYPMLPQQLSEDLCSLLPKKEKLCFSVFVDVSESGEGEKVGNDLYIKDVNFVLSTITSKNRLTYDNAKTMLYCCLNIKRGGKELDLASYSFRELEKMIEDLGINDETKLSLVRLYYLSQKMRYYRLKQLGAVHVDIDGSIKCHIPKLIHQNQKSEEPIDRYLNNKGKLDRKYMLRVEKIPKESHELIEEMMLLANTQVAKFISEKIDLYFLRTHEDTSKAVKSLIAQMLPKNLKNLIQVDKMTVTEVLSKCEHYMDPSAFQSLSFSVLQKFKEAIYSPIHRDVNASNTIDTSNTSVNSVNSLNNVGGLEVKHWGLALPVYLHFTSPIRRYPDLYTHRMLKDILYSKVRSDSVDLLSEICERCNLQKRRAFDAQKEYKNFAFNKYLQFLSFIAPKLDRTYLKSVSISQPFTITQDNCEESKVGNSEVWGYLYTDACISSIISNNQSSAQGETVGSDSEMKKKISKKEKTGEKGDMGKSSIVFYIPLLNEQRSVSCDSLGVKPVNFNFDKTSKKRQRVKSSILNSYYQSSQELENEEEIGKKQPETQGTKAQGITVMMNSKRLHFYIYQKARVLLIPGSKMWTVRLPIDYLK from the coding sequence atggTTTTGATCTTAACTCTGTCAAGTGGATCAAACTGTTCCGAACGAATACTTTCCAAGTTGTCtagattaaaatatatttcgCCTTATTTCAgaaattatgaaataaaCTCAATACTTACAAAACGACTTCcaatttatgaaattttatataatgtaCATTACACAtcaaatgtaaaatataccCATACTTTTTTTTGCCATGAGTTAAAAGGATATGGAATCCTAAAATCCACTCACTGCTTACATAATCCAAATCTTAAATATTACACCAGCTTTTCTGAATCTCCACAAACTGCTCAAAGTTCGCAAGCTTCAGATTTAGCGTCCACAAATTCTGATAATGGTTTGAATTTTGAGGAATATCGCAAAAATAACAACGAAATATCGTATGAAGAGTATTGGAAGGAAGAAGATATAGAAGAACTGGAACGAAAACACCCAGAACTTGTGGTCAGAGGAACGGTTTTTATTCCAGCTTTCGCAACTTCTGAATCCAAACttatattaacaaatagTAATACAAAcataaatttgaataaagACATACAAAAGGAATCCGGAGAACAATCAGGAGTTAAGAAGAAGGGGTTTGATGAGTTGAAAATTTACGGCTTTATCTCGAGGAACAGAACATTTCATGGAGATGAAGTTGTGGCGATAAAGTCAAGAAGACAAAAATTAGTGCCATATATGCCATCACAAACTCCAAGTGGTAAAGTGGCATACAAAGAAACACCCGGAGAGTGCCGAGTAATAAAAGTTCTGAACAGAACTCCAAACCTTTCGAGCTTAGTTTCAACATTTAACCTATCTGAGTTTTTTGATAATACATTGGAATACGTCAGATGCCAACCCAGAGATACAAGATGGCCCGCATTTAAAGTGTATAAATCTGATCTTGAAAGTGATGTAACAACGgtattaaattcatataaaTCAGAAGATCCAAATTCAAAGGACAAAAATCTGTTATGTATAAATAGATTTGTAGATTGGAAGAAGAGTGAATTGGAGCCTAAAGGAGATATAATCCGTGTAATTGGAGAGACTTGTGATCCAGATTCTGAAATGGAAGGAACGATGTTGTTTCACGGACTAGACCCCAAGGGATTCTCAGAGGCTGTTCTAGCAAATTTAAACGAGCTGATACAGGAGGGAAACAAGACAAAATGGGATAACAGGAAAGATATGAACcatttatttgtaatttcaATTGACCCTCAAGACGCCAAGGATTTAGATGACGCACTTTCAATTGAGTTTTGTCAAGCTAATCCAAATGATTCGAGTAATGGTGGtattatatacacaatTGGAGTTCATGTTGCAGATGTTAGCCATTTTGTGAAGGAAAACTCATTGGTGGATTTGGATGCAAGAACTAGAGCAACATCAGTGTATTTGGAACATTTGGTGTACCCAATGTTGCCTCAGCAGTTGAGTGAAGATTTGTGTTCTCTTCTCCCAAAGAAAGAAAAGCTTTGCTTTTCAGTTTTTGTGGACGTGAGTGAGTCAGGTGAAGGTGAAAAGGTCGGAAATGACTTGTATATTAAAGACGTAAATTTCGTTTTATCTACGATAACTAGCAAAAACAGACTCACATACGATAATGCCAAGACGATGCTATACTGCTGTTTAAACATTAAAAGGGGTGGGAAAGAACTAGATTTGGCGTCTTATAGTTTCAGAGAACTGGAGAAGATGATAGAGGATTTGGGGATAAATGACGAGACTAAGTTATCTTTAGTGAGGCTTTACTACTTATCTCAGAAAATGAGGTATTATAGGCTAAAACAACTCGGAGCAGTTCACGTGGATATTGATGGATCAATCAAATGTCATATTCCCAAACTTATTCATCAAAATCAGAAGTCTGAGGAGCCCATTGAtagatatttaaataacaaGGGGAAACTGGACAGGAAATATATGTTAAGAGTTGAAAAAATACCAAAAGAAAGCCACGAACTGATAGAGGAGATGATGTTACTAGCCAACACTCAAGTTGCGAAGTTTATTTCGGAGAAAATTGACCTTTACTTTCTGAGAACTCATGAGGACACCAGTAAGGCAGTCAAGTCCCTAATTGCACAAATGCTACCAAAGAACCTTAAAAATCTGATCCAAGTGGATAAGATGACTGTCACTGAAGTTTTAAGCAAATGTGAACATTATATGGACCCATCAGCATTCCAGTCCTTAAGCTTTTCAGTACTACAAAAGTTCAAAGAAGCCATTTATTCACCAATTCACAGAGATGTTAATGCCTCTAATACTATTGATACCAGTAATACCAGTGTAAATAGTGTAAATAGTCTAAATAATGTGGGAGGATTGGAAGTGAAACATTGGGGACTGGCATTGCCTGTGTATTTACATTTCACGTCACCGATAAGAAGATACCCTGATTTATATACCCATAGGATGCTGAAGGACATTTTATACTCAAAAGTTAGAAGTGACTCGGTGGATTTGCTCTCTGAAATTTGCGAACGCTGCAATTTACAGAAGAGAAGAGCCTTTGACGCTCAGAAGGAGTATAAAAACTTCGCATTCAATAAGTATTTACAGTTCTTATCATTCATCGCACCGAAACTTGACAGAACATATTTGAAAAGTGTATCAATTTCACAGCCGTTCACAATAACTCAAGATAATTGTGAAGAGAGTAAAGTTGGTAATTCGGAGGTTTGGggttatttatatactgACGCATGTATATCAAGTATTATATCGAATAATCAATCAAGTGCTCAGGGCGAAACAGTCGGTAGTGACTCAGaaatgaagaagaaaataagTAAAAAGGAGAAAACGGGAGAAAAAGGAGATATGGGAAAGAGCTCAATAGTGTTCTATATACCACTGTTAAACGAGCAAAGGAGTGTAAGCTGCGATTCACTCGGTGTAAAGCCTgttaatttcaattttgaCAAGACAAGTAAGAAGAGACAAAGAGTAAAAAGTTCAATTCTGAACTCGTACTACCAAAGTAGCCAAgaattagaaaatgaagagGAAATTGGGAAGAAACAGCCAGAAACTCAAGGAACAAAAGCTCAAGGGATAACAGTAATGATGAACAGTAAAAGACTAcacttttatatttatcaaaaagCAAGAGTACTACTCATCCCAGGCTCTAAAATGTGGACTGTAAGACTACCAATAGATTATCTTAAATGA
- a CDS encoding uncharacterized protein (Shows weak hit (8.03e-03) to Pfam LON domain;~Apicoplast targetting peptide predicted by the PlasmoAP tool;~Signal peptide predicted for TA20890 by SignalP 2.0 HMM (Signal peptide probability 0.924, signal anchor probability 0.011) with cleavage site probability 0.549 between residues 25 and 26), whose amino-acid sequence MFMCRIFSIFCTNVLIAVSVELISGVNCIFKESRHTFLTPKFTFISNNSTFSAPSNKNNQISYKHNLKCDKKEKFKYNSKNIGFDIESENLTGVSTTDDYKSTSESLEKENVDFIDNLNNVAGTASQVDSPDNNYFDWQSIRDLPNSTNSTVPATLSAENPEIKTVVNNLDGESRNDVEEGEKPLITGSGLNSELKVEDYEIGVDNGRINEWPVEWVPGRKVLSFFPILIDQYSVNPNPIQIGFEDTIRFRGKHVESTFNSILDNLNDKQIFGLCFLSPESMQLAPLAVYAQLISKETVVDGSGENLLVTGRVLGRALINKVILDEPFIKALVSPYEDEPALHDADNIPKIVDEIVNLYDSCNTVEAEIMQLLQQPYAHLRVKNRTKLMDIIDDRLNKFNINNNVNQGFAQIAAYAAFDYHLNASERYDALAMQNTEDRLRFVRDTLKFKAKQLGIVKNSPKDRLEDLVKHLKNFQNDRDSLYSIDSLSEAPNAENVTANSNSQ is encoded by the exons ATGTTTATGTGTAGgattttttcaatattttgCACAAATGTATTGATCGCAGTGAGTGTAGAACTTATTTCAGGTGTAAACTGTATTTTTAAGGAATCCAGACATACCTTTCTCACCCCGAAATTTACTTTCATTTCTAACAATTCTACTTTCTCAGCACCTTCCAATAAGAATAACCAAATTAGCTATAAACATAATCTTAAATGTGAcaaaaaagaaaaatttaagtataatagtaaaaatATAGGATTCGACATTGAATCTGAGAACTTAACAGGAGTGAGTACAACAGATGACTATAAATCAACATCTGAAAGTCTTGAAAAAGAAAATGTTGATTTCATTGATAATCTCAACAATGTAGCCGGGACTGCATCACAAGTCGACAGCCctgataataattatttcgACTGGCAATCCATAAGAGATTTGCCCAATTCCACCAATTCAACAGTTCCTGCAACATTAAGTGCCGAGAATCCTGAGATTAAGACAGTGGTGAATAATTTGGACGGTGAGAGTAGAAATGATGTAGAAGAAGGTGAAAAGCCCTTGATAACAGGTTCAGGACTTAATAGTGAGTTGAAAGTAGAAGATTACGAAATTGGAGTTGATAACGGTAGAATTAACGAATGGCCAGTGGAGTGGGTACCAGGACGCAAAGTCCTCTCATTCTTCCCAATCCTCATTGATCAATATTCAGTTAACCCTAACCCTATACAAATCGGATTTGAAGATACTATACGCTTTAGAGGAAAACATGTTGAAAGTACATTTAACTCCATTTTAGATAATCTTAATGATAAACAG ATATTTGGGCTATGTTTTTTGAGTCCTGAATCGATGCAACTGGCGCCTTTGGCAGTGTATGCTCAACTTATCTCTAAGGAAACTGTGGTTGACGGTTCAGGCGAGAACCTGTTGGTAACTGGAAGAGTGCTAGGCAGAGCATTAATAAACAAAGTTATACTGGATGAACCATTTATTAAGGCTTTAGTGTCCCCTTACGAGGATGAACCAGCACTTCATGACGCTGATAACATTCCAAAGATCGTGGACGAAATTGTTAACTTGTACGACAGCTGTAACACAGTTGAAGCCGAGATTATGCAACTCCTACAGCAACCTTATGCACACTTGAGGGTTAAAAACAGAACCAAACTAATGGACATCATTGACGATAGACTAAACAAATTCaatatcaataataatGTGAATCAGGGGTTCGCCCAGATCGCAGCCTACGCAGCCTTTGACTACCATCTCAATGCTTCAGAACGTTACGACGCATTGGCTATGCAAAACACCGAAGACAGACTCAGATTCGTGAGAGATACACTCAAATTCAAGGCAAAGCAGCTTGGAATTGTCAAAAACTCACCCAAAGATAGGCTTGAGGATCTAGTCAAACACCTCAAAAACTTTCAAAATGATCGAGATTCCTTGTATTCAATCGATTCACTATCGGAAGCCCCAAACGCTGAAAATGTTACCGCAAATTCAAATTcacaataa
- a CDS encoding exosome complex exonuclease rrp41, putative — MSRIDYISIEGLRIDGRRKDELRNTKIFFGSETSVDFLNYDGVSEILQGLNKLEVKGVKNVYGILEEKVDIQCEILLSTDKKVKNSPNERLIKDLAMAVKSTYQEMIISHCYKTSAISIFINIIEYDGSIKSTVLNAVGLALIDAGVSLKDIVSSSTVSYLDSTVLTDPNQMEINASTATLCIAFSSSNNNIIYMDYKSKIALEDFKSLFDSCLAGSRIFTEYVRQRLINYANKAVTLNLKIHSN; from the exons ATGTCCAGAATTGATTATATAAGTATAGAAGGTTTAAGGATAGATGGCAGGAGGAAGGATGAGTTGAGAAATACCAAAATATTCTTTGGATCAGAGACTAGCGTGgattttcttaattatgACGGGGTTTCCGAGATTCTTCAAGGTTTAAACAAA TTGGAAGTAAAGGGAGTGAAGAATGTGTATGGAATATTGGAAGAGAAGGTTGATATACAGTGTGAAATCTTATTGTCAACCGATAAAAAGGTTAAAAACTCCCCAAATGAGAGACTAATTAAGGATCTCGCTATGGCAGTTAAGTCTACTTACCAGGAAATGATAATTTCTCACTGCTATAAGACAAGCGCAATTTCCATATTTATCAACATAATTGAATATGATGGGAGCATAAAATCAACAGTTTTAAACGCCGTTGGCTTAGCACTGATTGATGCAGGTGTTTCTCTCAAGGATATCGTCTCCTCCTCTACAGTTTCATACTTAGATTCAACGGTCCTAACGG ACCCAAATCAGATGGAAATCAATGCTTCAACAGCTACTTTATGTATCGCCTTTTCTTCTTCAAATAATAAC ataatttatatGGATTACAAGTCAAAAATCGCACTGGAAGATTTCAAGTCACTGTTCGATTCCTGCCTCGCAGGCTCCAGAATATTCACGGAATACGTTAGACAAAGATTAATCAACTACGCCAACAAAGCCGTTACTCTTAACCTTAAAATTCACTCAAACTAA
- a CDS encoding uncharacterized protein (Significantly similar to a conserved protein annotated as 'developmental protein' in plants), producing MGGSQSLMDTKFNLTLQSREAQKLHYKCLKEEEDERIKVKSAIESNNPESARIHATNSIFKRNEAMRFLEFKSRLDILSAQIDSAMRTQQLTEELKKVLPQLNKFLKYNKLDSVDVITDFKKIFENMDGNESYTGENVNRESSFKVPPREVEALISRVAQEYDLDMSEMTKKMETQNESKPQSYNKPGLS from the exons ATGGGTGGCAGTCAGTCACTGATGGATACCAAGTTTAATCTAACACTTCAGTCTAGAGAAGCG CAAAAATTGCATTACAAATGTTTAAAAGAGGAGGAAGATGAGCgaataaaagtaaaatcTGCAATAGAATCCAATAATCCTGAATCTGCAAGGATCCACGCCACAAATTCGATTTTTAAACGTAACGAAGCGATGAGATTTTTAGAGTTTAAATCAAGATTAGATATCTTATCAGCACAAATAGACTCTGCAATGAGAACTCAACAA ttaACGGAAGAGTTAAAAAAAGTGTTACCTCAgttgaataaatttttaaagtaCAATAAACTCGATTCGGTTGATGTTATAACAGATTTTAAGAAAATATTCGAAAATATG GATGGAAATGAATCATACACGGGAGAAAATGTGAACAGGGAATCGTCATTCAAAGTTCCTCCTAGGGAAGTTGAAGCCTTGATTTCTAGGGTAGCACAGGAATATGACCTTGATATGAGCGAAATGACCAAGAAAATGGAAACACAAAACGAGTCTAAACCTCAGTCATACAATAAGCCAGGTTTGTCATAG
- a CDS encoding aminopeptidase n, putative encodes MHNRSFIKLRRFSFLYKNQPFQNCLFTQYRLNFNNLARDSRTLVPVKEFISHFGTQSTVFTGKGVLEDKKVLDKREEYPKMSATETQTKTESETSTLTLKPVKKFVEIFRKDYRPPEFDVENVYLDFDLDDTQTRVRSKLLMRRRPNTLPGNLVLNGDELDCKFVSVDGVELKNVPVTGYTLDVDGNMTVPSSFLPKDDSRTFTVETHVTVNPKNNTKLVGLYKSSAAFCTQCEPHGFRRITYYLDRPDVLSSFRVRVQADKKLYPVLLSNGNKVDSGDLGTKHFAEFVDPFPKPCYLFALVAGNLASISTTFKTMSGRNVLVQLSSEPEDVGKLQWALESVVKAMKWDEEKYGREYDLDEFHVFAVRDFNFGAMENKGLNIFNTALLLADVNTTTDAEFVRILSVVGHEYFHNWTGNRVTCRDWFQLTLKEGLTVFREHQFCGDMSSTLSNRIREVQYLMSVQFPEDAGPMSHPIRPESYISMDNFYTPTVYDKGSFVIGMYESLLGADGFRKGMDLYFERHDLSAVTCDDFRNAMADANNKDLTQFERWYCQSGTPVVEVVRAERVGDRYKLVLKQYTPPTPKQPVKQPFHIPLRVGFIGKSTGGDLLGNVLVELKEEQQEFEFGPVTEDCVLSLNRGFSAPVKVKYDQPPEELLFLMLYDTDGLNRWNAAQSLATKVVLDLTKDPTAEVPKTYLEAFKKLLDSEMDHNEKGLCMSMPDVDILASKMKPYDPGLLFASLKKLKQELGRTFRPTFTEMYKSLTLREGQKDELTKEDMARRFLRNTVFSFLVSMRDMESVELALKHYKEAKVMNDKYAAFVQLMHMDFQDRQKVVDDFYNFANGDQALVDKWFKAQALSELESSLDTVKDLMKHKDFVLSNPNRFNSLVTVFAYGENFHLDNGEGYKFLTDAILAVDPVNPHVSARCCTKLLKFAMLEPKRSALMKSQLERVFSTPNISPDLYEIAKKGLEFS; translated from the exons ATGCATAATCGTAGTTTTATAAAACTAAGAAGATtctcatttttatataaaaatcaaCCTTTTCAGAACTGTTTATTTACACAGTATAGATTGaactttaataatttggcCAGAGATTCCAGAACATTAGTTCCAGtaaaagaatttattaGCCACTTTGGAACACAATCTACAGTATTTACCGGAAAAGGTGTATTAGAAGATAAAAAAGTACTTGATAAAAGAGAGGAATATCCGAAGATGTCCGCGACTGAAACACAAACTAAGACTGAGTCTGAAACGTCGACCTTGACGTTGAAGCCAGTGAAGAAGTTTGTGGAGATATTTCGGAAGGACTATAGGCCACCGGAGTTCGACGTCGAGAATGTGTACCTGGACTTTGACCTCGATGATACCCAGACTCGAGTGAGGTCTAAGCTTTTGATGAGGAGGAGACCAAACACTTTGCCAGGTAATTTGGTTTTGAACGGTGACGAACTCGACTGCAAGTTCGTTTCAGTGGATGGAGTTGAACTTAAAAACGTGCCAGTTACAGGCTATACACTTGACGTTGACGGGAACATGACCGTCCCAAGTTCATTCTTGCCGAAAGATGACTCAAGAACCTTTACGGTGGAGACTCATGTGACAGTTAACCCGAAGAACAATACCAAGTTGGTGGGACTCTACAAGAGCAGTGCAGCATTTTGTACTCAGTGCGAGCCTCACGGATTTAGACGCATAACATATTACCTTGATAGGCCAGACGTACTTAGCAGCTTTAGAGTAAGAGTCCAAGCTGATAAGAAGCTTTACCCTGTTCTGCTTAGTAACGGGAATAAGGTTGATTCAGGTGACCTGGGAACGAAACACTTTGCAGAGTTCGTGGACCCGTTCCCCAAGCCCTGCTACCTCTTCGCACTTGTGGCTGGGAATTTGGCCTCAATTTCAACAACGTTCAAGACAATGAGCGGAAGAAATGTGTTGGTGCAGCTTTCGTCAGAGCCTGAGGACGTTGGGAAGCTCCAGTGGGCACTAGAGAGTGTGGTAAAGGCCATGAAGTGGGACGAAGAAAAATACGGCAGAGAGTATGATTTGGACGAGTTTCACGTATTTGCAGTTCGTGATTTCAACTTTGGAGCCATGGAAAACAAAGGACTTAACATATTCAACACAGCCCTGCTGTTAGCCGACGTTAATACCACAACCGATGCTGAGTTCGTGAGAATCCTTAGCGTTGTGGGTCACGAGTACTTCCATAACTGGACAGGGAACAGAGTCACGTGCAGAGACTGGTTCCAGCTCACGCTCAAGGAAGGACTGACAGTTTTCAGAGAGCACCAGTTCTGCGGAGACATGTCCAGCACACTGAGTAACAGGATCAGGGAAGTGCAGTACCTGATGTCTGTCCAGTTCCCCGAAGACGCCGGGCCGATGTCTCATCCCATCAGACCTGAAAGTTATATCTCAATGGATAACTTTTATACTCCAACGGTATATGATAAAGGATCATTCGTAATAG GAATGTATGAATCACTGTTGGGAGCTGACGGATTTAGAAAGGGAATGGATTTGTATTTTGAGAGGCATGACTTGAGCGCAGTGACGTGTGATGACTTCAGAAATGCAATGGCCGACGCAAATAACAAGGATTTGACACAATTCGAGCGTTGGTATTGCCAGAGCGGGACGCCAGTGGTGGAGGTGGTGAGAGCGGAGAGAGTTGGTGACAGGTATAAGCTAGTGCTGAAGCAGTACACTCCACCAACGCCAAAACAACCCGTTAAACAACCATTCCATATTCCCTTGAGGGTTGGGTTTATAGGGAAATCGACGGGTGGAGACCTGCTGGGAAACGTTCTGGTGGAGTTGAAAGAGGAGCAACAGGAGTTTGAATTTGGACCAGTGACAGAGGACTGTGTATTGTCACTCAACAGAGGCTTTTCGGCACCAGTGAAGGTGAAATACGACCAGCCCCCAGAGGAACTGCTGTTCCTAATGTTATACGATACGGATGGACTAAACAGATGGAACGCAGCACAGAGTCTTGCCACTAAAGTGGTATTGGATCTGACAAAGGACCCGACGGCTGAGGTTCCGAAGACATACCTCGAGGCATTCAAAAAGCTTTTGGACTCTGAAATGGACCATAACGAGAAGGGGCTATGCATGAGCATGCCTGACGTGGATATTCTTGCCTCCAAAATGAAGCCTTATGACCCAGGCCTTCTATTCGCTAGTTTAAAGAAGCTGAAACAGGAGCTTGGGAGGACGTTTAGACCAACTTTCACTGAAATGTACAAAAGCCTTACACTTCGCGAGGGCCAGAAAGATGAACTCACCAAGGAAGACATGGCCAGACGCTTCTTGAGGAATACAGTTTTCAGCTTCCTGGTAAGTATGAGGGATATGGAGTCTGTGGAACTAGCCCTAAAACATTATAAGGAAGCCAAGGTTATGAATGACAAGTACGCAGCATTTGTGCAGCTCATGCATATGGACTTCCAAGACCGTCAGAAAGTTGTCGATGACTTTTACAACTTCGCAAACGGAGATCAAGCCCTGGTTGACAAATGGTTCAAGGCCCAGGCACTATCAGAACTCGAATCTTCGCTCGATACTGTCAAGGACTTGATGAAACATAAGGACTTTGTCCTCAGTAACCCGAACAGGTTCAACTCTCTGGTCACAGTCTTCGCATACGGTGAGAACTTCCACTTGGATAACGGAGAAGGTTATAAGTTCTTGACAGACGCGATTCTGGCAGTTGACCCCGTAAACCCTCATGTCTCAGCCAGATGTTGCACCAAGCTACTCAAGTTCGCAATGCTCGAGCCCAAACGCTCAGCGCTTATGAAATCTCAGCTTGAAAGAGTTTTTAGCACACCGAACATCTCACCTGACTTGTACGAAATAGCCAAAAAAGGTCTTGAATTTTCATAA